The following are encoded in a window of Hyalangium minutum genomic DNA:
- a CDS encoding EVE domain-containing protein, which yields MAKTQYWLIKSEPSVYPYTQLEKDGKTDWTGIRNYEARNNLRAMKPGDLCLYYHSNEGKAVVAVAQVLTAAGPDPTAPGEDWASVEVAPVVALKEPVTLATFKKTPAFKDLQLITKSRISVVPVSAEHFKAILKLGKTALPKK from the coding sequence ATGGCGAAGACCCAGTACTGGCTGATCAAGAGTGAGCCCTCCGTCTACCCGTACACCCAGCTCGAGAAGGACGGGAAGACGGACTGGACGGGCATCCGGAACTACGAGGCTCGCAACAACCTCCGGGCCATGAAGCCAGGGGACCTGTGCCTCTACTACCACTCGAACGAGGGCAAGGCCGTGGTCGCCGTGGCCCAGGTGCTCACTGCGGCCGGACCGGACCCCACCGCGCCGGGTGAGGACTGGGCCTCGGTCGAGGTCGCCCCCGTGGTGGCCCTCAAGGAGCCTGTCACCCTGGCGACCTTCAAGAAGACACCCGCGTTCAAGGATCTGCAGCTCATCACCAAGAGCCGGATCAGCGTGGTGCCCGTCTCCGCCGAGCACTTCAAGGCCATCCTCAAGCTGGGGAAGACGGCCCTGCCCAAGAAATAG
- a CDS encoding RNA polymerase sigma factor produces MDETSIELRASAALDFDALVAGEQAALLRLARRLVWDAEEARDLVQAALADAYEKRRLLRDPQAGPAWLRRILVSRAMGLLRRKRVWNVLREVLDLGPAPQPSPEESFEGVERWQAFGRALRNLPTQQATAFTLRYLEGLDLDGIAEAMGIERGTVRIHLYRALQKLKAADALIVKGDTP; encoded by the coding sequence ATGGACGAGACGTCAATCGAGCTCCGCGCCAGCGCCGCGCTCGACTTCGACGCCCTCGTGGCGGGTGAGCAGGCCGCGCTGCTCCGGCTCGCCCGGCGGCTCGTCTGGGATGCGGAGGAGGCACGGGATCTCGTCCAGGCTGCGCTCGCGGATGCGTATGAGAAGCGCCGCTTGCTGAGGGATCCCCAGGCGGGCCCAGCCTGGCTGAGGCGCATCCTCGTCTCGCGGGCCATGGGGCTGCTGCGCCGCAAGCGCGTGTGGAATGTGCTGCGCGAGGTGCTCGATCTGGGGCCCGCACCCCAGCCCTCGCCCGAGGAGTCTTTCGAAGGTGTCGAGCGCTGGCAGGCCTTTGGCCGCGCCCTGAGGAACCTCCCCACCCAACAGGCTACGGCCTTCACCCTCCGCTACCTGGAGGGCCTGGACCTCGACGGCATCGCCGAGGCCATGGGCATCGAACGAGGAACGGTCCGCATCCACCTCTACCGTGCGCTGCAGAAGCTCAAGGCCGCGGATGCGCTGATCGTGAAAGGAGACACGCCATGA
- a CDS encoding bifunctional chorismate mutase/prephenate dehydratase: MADPSDLETLRISIERIDAEILDALRRRMDLADDIARTKLAAAAPLRDPRREDMVLRKVREAATRHALDPHEIERIYRLIMDMSVARQQSLIQRQDTTPLRVGYPGIEGSYSHLAARQRYAGRSGGVLLSGFESGREVLDALRRGELDLALLPIENTSAGSVNETYDLLAEGGVTIIGEQLSQVAHRLLALPGAKLEDLRIVLSHPQALAQCSDFLRKVPWIRPLPEFDTSGAALKVHERNDPTVAAIASESAAQRFGLQVLVRDIQPASGDYTRFVELAREATPVPPDMACKTTLTVVLEHRPGTLGQVLTALAQRGVNLAKLESRPIPGEPWRYRFFLDLEGHAASAPLMAAIGDLQPLTTSMQMLGTYVVAEKSNG; encoded by the coding sequence ATGGCGGACCCTTCGGACCTCGAGACTCTCCGCATCTCTATCGAGCGCATCGACGCGGAGATCCTGGACGCGCTGCGGCGGCGGATGGATCTGGCGGACGACATTGCCCGGACCAAGCTGGCGGCGGCGGCCCCGCTGCGCGATCCGCGCCGCGAGGACATGGTGTTGCGCAAGGTCCGGGAGGCGGCGACCCGGCATGCCCTGGATCCCCATGAGATCGAGCGCATCTACCGGCTCATCATGGACATGTCCGTGGCGCGGCAGCAGTCGCTGATCCAGCGGCAGGACACCACGCCCCTGCGCGTGGGCTATCCGGGCATCGAGGGCTCCTACAGCCACCTCGCCGCGCGCCAGCGCTACGCGGGCCGCTCTGGTGGCGTGCTGCTCAGCGGCTTCGAATCGGGCCGCGAGGTGCTCGACGCCCTGCGCCGCGGCGAGCTCGATCTGGCCCTGCTCCCCATCGAGAACACGTCTGCGGGCAGCGTGAACGAGACATACGATCTGCTCGCCGAGGGCGGTGTCACCATCATCGGTGAGCAGCTGAGCCAGGTGGCGCACCGGCTGCTTGCGCTGCCTGGGGCGAAGCTGGAGGATCTGCGCATCGTGCTGTCTCACCCGCAGGCCCTGGCGCAGTGCTCGGACTTCCTGCGCAAGGTGCCGTGGATCCGCCCGCTTCCTGAGTTCGACACCAGTGGGGCGGCACTCAAGGTGCACGAGCGCAACGATCCCACGGTGGCGGCCATCGCCAGCGAGTCCGCGGCACAGCGCTTCGGGCTGCAGGTGCTGGTGCGAGACATCCAGCCCGCCTCGGGTGACTACACGCGCTTCGTGGAGCTGGCGCGCGAGGCCACCCCGGTCCCGCCGGATATGGCGTGCAAGACGACGCTGACGGTGGTGCTGGAGCACCGGCCGGGGACGCTCGGGCAGGTGCTGACGGCGCTGGCGCAGCGCGGGGTCAACCTGGCCAAGCTGGAGTCCCGGCCCATTCCGGGCGAGCCGTGGCGATACCGCTTCTTCCTGGACCTGGAGGGACACGCGGCCTCGGCGCCGCTCATGGCGGCGATTGGGGATCTCCAGCCGCTGACGACGTCCATGC